In the Pseudanabaena sp. PCC 7367 genome, one interval contains:
- a CDS encoding AEC family transporter — MTNLVQELFRLYAPLIVGVLTGLLLGWHLPPRFPDRLGKFLFWVGAPISIVVFLRGADLSEPVLLAPLIAWIALCTGLAIAWFWLKVLVPPKQWSNPMQGSFILASMLGNTGYLGYPVTLALVGAKYFAWALLYDLLGTMFGSYGIGVMIASRFSSSKIYQTQMPWQLWLEPLKKPVIWSFIFGLGFKRVSLPLPIDNLLHDLAWGILFLALTLIGMRLSQLSSFSYVKQAAIGVAIKMLIVPLAIGVTLSMLGINGLPRLVLVLQGAMPPAFATLVIAEAYDLDKELTVTALGIGSAGLLITLPIWLWLFAPT, encoded by the coding sequence ATGACCAACTTAGTACAGGAGTTGTTTCGCCTCTATGCTCCTTTGATAGTTGGGGTACTGACGGGTTTATTGCTGGGCTGGCATCTTCCGCCCCGGTTTCCCGATCGATTAGGTAAATTTTTGTTCTGGGTCGGTGCGCCGATCTCGATCGTTGTTTTTTTGCGCGGAGCCGATCTATCCGAGCCGGTTTTGCTAGCACCATTGATCGCCTGGATCGCTCTATGTACTGGCCTAGCGATCGCCTGGTTCTGGCTCAAAGTGCTGGTGCCGCCAAAGCAATGGAGTAACCCCATGCAGGGTAGTTTTATCCTGGCCTCCATGCTGGGCAATACTGGTTATTTGGGCTATCCAGTCACCCTGGCTCTGGTTGGGGCAAAATACTTTGCCTGGGCATTGCTCTATGACCTGTTGGGTACAATGTTTGGTTCCTATGGAATCGGCGTGATGATCGCCTCGCGGTTCAGCAGTAGTAAGATATATCAGACCCAAATGCCCTGGCAGCTCTGGTTAGAGCCACTCAAAAAACCAGTGATCTGGAGCTTTATATTTGGCTTAGGTTTCAAACGGGTGTCCCTGCCCCTACCGATCGATAATTTGTTGCATGATCTGGCCTGGGGGATTTTGTTCCTGGCGCTAACTTTAATTGGGATGCGGCTGAGTCAGCTTTCTTCTTTTAGCTATGTTAAACAAGCGGCGATCGGTGTGGCGATCAAGATGCTAATCGTGCCCCTGGCGATCGGGGTTACTCTATCCATGCTTGGGATCAATGGCCTGCCGCGATTGGTGCTGGTGTTGCAAGGAGCAATGCCGCCAGCCTTTGCTACCCTGGTGATCGCAGAAGCCTATGATCTGGATAAGGAGCTAACCGTAACTGCGCTGGGAATTGGCTCAGCGGGATTGTTGATTACTTTGCCGATCTGGTTGTGGTTATTTGCCCCTACTTAG